A part of Homoserinibacter sp. YIM 151385 genomic DNA contains:
- a CDS encoding dihydroorotase, which yields MTILIQHATLPDGSRADLLVRDGVVAERGSGLSAAGARVIDADGLQALPGLVDLHTHLREPGFEASETVLTGTRAAAAGGFTAVFAMANTSPVQDTAGVVEQVASLGEQHGYATVRPIGAVTVGLAGERLSEIGAMAHSRAGVRVFSDDGKCVHDALLMRRALEYVRTFDGVIAQHAQEPRLTEGAQMNEGELSGELGLAGWPAVAEESIIARDVLLAQHVGARLHICHLSTAGSVEVVRWAKARGIRVTAEVTPHHLLLTEQLVARAEPPYAPGYDPRFKVNPPLRRDEDVQALRAALADGTIDIVATDHAPHPVESKECAWQEASFGMVGLESALSVVQASVVETGQLDWADVARVLSRTPAEIGRLDGYAAPFEPGSPAHLTLVDPAARRGFGTAQLVGKGVNTPYLGRELPGRVVATLHGGTPTVLDGRVLDPAELGA from the coding sequence ATGACGATCCTCATCCAGCACGCGACCCTCCCGGACGGGAGCCGCGCCGACCTCCTCGTCCGCGACGGCGTCGTGGCGGAGCGCGGCTCGGGCCTCTCGGCCGCGGGCGCCCGCGTGATCGACGCCGACGGCCTGCAGGCGCTGCCGGGGCTCGTCGACCTCCACACGCACCTCCGCGAGCCCGGCTTCGAGGCCTCCGAGACGGTGCTCACGGGCACGCGCGCGGCGGCGGCGGGCGGCTTCACGGCGGTCTTCGCGATGGCGAACACCTCGCCCGTGCAGGACACCGCGGGCGTCGTCGAGCAGGTCGCCTCGCTCGGCGAGCAGCACGGCTACGCGACGGTGCGGCCCATCGGCGCCGTCACGGTCGGCCTCGCGGGGGAGCGGCTCAGCGAGATCGGCGCGATGGCGCACTCGCGCGCCGGGGTCCGGGTGTTCAGCGACGACGGGAAGTGCGTCCACGATGCCCTGCTCATGCGCCGCGCGCTCGAGTACGTCCGGACCTTCGACGGCGTCATCGCGCAGCATGCGCAGGAGCCCCGGCTGACCGAGGGCGCCCAGATGAACGAGGGCGAGCTCTCGGGCGAGCTGGGCCTCGCCGGCTGGCCGGCCGTCGCGGAGGAGTCGATCATCGCCCGCGACGTGCTCCTCGCGCAGCACGTCGGCGCCCGGCTCCACATCTGCCATCTCTCCACGGCCGGGTCGGTCGAGGTCGTGCGCTGGGCGAAGGCGCGCGGCATCCGGGTGACCGCCGAGGTCACGCCGCACCACCTGCTCCTCACGGAGCAGCTCGTCGCGCGCGCGGAGCCGCCCTACGCGCCCGGCTACGACCCGCGCTTCAAGGTGAACCCGCCGCTGCGCCGCGACGAGGACGTGCAGGCGCTGCGCGCCGCGCTGGCGGACGGCACGATCGACATCGTCGCGACCGACCACGCCCCGCACCCCGTCGAGTCGAAGGAGTGCGCCTGGCAGGAGGCCTCCTTCGGCATGGTGGGCCTCGAGTCGGCGCTGTCGGTCGTGCAGGCCTCGGTCGTCGAGACCGGCCAGCTCGACTGGGCGGATGTCGCGCGCGTCCTCTCGCGGACGCCCGCCGAGATCGGGCGGCTCGACGGCTACGCGGCGCCCTTCGAGCCCGGCTCGCCCGCGCACCTGACGCTCGTCGACCCGGCGGCCCGCCGCGGCTTCGGCACCGCGCAGCTCGTCGGCA